Proteins found in one Vallitalea guaymasensis genomic segment:
- the spoIIGA gene encoding sigma-E processing peptidase SpoIIGA, with protein sequence MYLEVYIDIVFIINLIMDYIILWIVKILTKKNTKKIRLFIGAMVGALMMCIIVILPYDSYFFNVIVGYLLTSILLIYISFRPKRLSEFVKLTIIMYLSAIMLGGLMFALYYYSFIGVAVSKVINGTYNMNLRVGLFVIFGIIAIIIFRIVRKVMSSTIRANKNLFGLEIYIDDSKIKVNGLLDTGNNLYDPITKNPVLIAESELLKDLLKKDCYDKLLNMSGDLYNISNFTDFGENSNLKLRLIPFSSLGNENGMLLGIVADNICINLGDETKDYRDVVIAVYDKKLSNDNSYQVLIHPELISVH encoded by the coding sequence GTGTATTTAGAAGTTTATATTGACATAGTCTTCATTATTAATTTGATAATGGACTATATTATACTTTGGATAGTTAAAATTCTAACTAAGAAAAATACCAAGAAGATTAGGTTATTTATTGGTGCTATGGTTGGAGCATTAATGATGTGTATCATAGTCATACTTCCTTATGATAGTTATTTTTTCAATGTTATCGTAGGATATTTGTTAACTAGTATATTATTGATATACATATCATTCAGACCTAAAAGATTAAGCGAATTTGTTAAATTAACAATTATTATGTATTTAAGCGCAATCATGCTTGGCGGTTTGATGTTTGCATTATATTACTATTCATTTATTGGAGTTGCTGTAAGCAAAGTAATAAATGGTACATACAATATGAATTTGAGAGTAGGACTATTTGTAATTTTTGGAATAATTGCAATTATCATATTTAGAATCGTTAGAAAAGTAATGTCTAGTACAATTAGGGCGAATAAAAATTTATTTGGACTTGAAATCTATATTGATGATTCTAAGATTAAGGTTAATGGCTTATTGGATACAGGTAATAATCTATACGATCCAATAACAAAAAATCCTGTTCTTATTGCAGAAAGTGAACTATTAAAAGATTTACTAAAAAAAGATTGTTATGATAAGTTGCTGAATATGTCAGGTGATTTATATAACATATCTAATTTTACTGATTTTGGTGAAAACAGTAATTTGAAATTAAGGCTTATTCCATTTTCCTCACTTGGGAATGAAAATGGAATGTTACTAGGAATTGTTGCGGATAATATATGTATTAACCTTGGTGATGAAACAAAAGATTATAGAGATGTGGTAATTGCTGTTTATGATAAAAAGCTTTCAAATGACAACAGTTACCAAGTCCTTATACATCCCGAATTAATTAGTGTACATTAG
- the sigE gene encoding RNA polymerase sporulation sigma factor SigE, which produces MLDIFSIKLIERFRKLFLWDNGEIHYIGGSEILPAPLGNEEESRIIAMLGSENDFKVKSILIEHNLRLVVYIAKKFENTGIGVEDLISIGTIGLIKSINTFKPDKKIKLATYASRCIENEILMYLRRNNKTKLEISIDEPLNVDWDGNELLLSDILGTEEDVIYRNIEEEVDKELLKKALSKLSNRERVIVELRFGLKADGEEKTQKEVADMLGISQSYISRLEKKIIKRLQKEIIRMQ; this is translated from the coding sequence ATATTAGATATTTTTAGCATAAAACTTATTGAGAGATTTAGAAAATTATTTTTGTGGGATAATGGAGAGATTCACTACATTGGCGGTAGTGAGATATTGCCTGCTCCACTTGGGAATGAAGAAGAATCAAGGATTATTGCTATGCTTGGTAGTGAAAACGATTTTAAAGTGAAATCCATACTTATTGAGCATAATTTAAGACTTGTAGTATATATAGCTAAGAAATTTGAAAATACTGGTATTGGAGTAGAAGATTTGATTTCTATTGGTACTATAGGATTGATAAAATCCATAAATACCTTCAAACCTGATAAAAAAATCAAATTAGCCACCTATGCTTCTAGATGTATAGAAAATGAAATCCTTATGTATCTAAGAAGAAATAATAAAACAAAGTTAGAGATATCTATTGATGAACCCCTTAATGTAGATTGGGACGGAAACGAACTATTATTATCGGATATACTAGGTACTGAGGAAGATGTTATCTATAGAAATATAGAGGAAGAAGTAGATAAGGAATTATTAAAAAAGGCTCTTAGCAAATTGTCAAATAGAGAAAGAGTTATTGTTGAACTTAGATTCGGACTGAAAGCAGATGGCGAAGAAAAAACTCAAAAAGAAGTTGCTGATATGTTAGGCATATCACAATCATATATATCAAGGCTTGAGAAGAAAATCATAAAAAGATTACAAAAGGAAATTATTAGAATGCAATAA
- the sigG gene encoding RNA polymerase sporulation sigma factor SigG, with protein sequence MALNKVEICGVNTSKLPILKNKEKEALFNRILDGDLAARDEYIHGNLRLVLSVIQRFSNSGEMVDDLFQVGCVGLIKAIDNFDITQNVKFSTYAVPMIIGEIRRYLRDNNSIRVSRSLRDTAYKALQAKEKLLRQNNKEPTIMEISKELDMKKEDVVFALDAIQDPVSLFEPVYNDGGDSLYIMDQVSDKKNKEERWVRSIALGEAMKKLPKREFNILKLRFFEGKTQMEVASEISISQAQVSRLEKSAIRHMKRYLN encoded by the coding sequence ATGGCATTGAACAAAGTTGAAATATGTGGTGTGAATACATCTAAATTACCCATATTGAAGAATAAAGAAAAGGAAGCATTATTTAATAGGATACTTGATGGAGATCTTGCTGCTCGTGATGAATATATTCACGGTAATCTGAGATTGGTATTAAGTGTAATCCAGAGATTTAGTAATTCAGGGGAAATGGTAGATGATTTGTTTCAAGTAGGTTGTGTAGGACTTATTAAGGCGATAGATAACTTTGATATTACTCAAAATGTTAAATTTTCAACATATGCCGTACCAATGATAATAGGGGAAATAAGAAGGTATCTAAGAGACAATAATAGTATAAGGGTAAGCAGGTCTCTTAGAGATACAGCTTATAAAGCTTTACAAGCAAAAGAAAAGTTATTGCGACAGAATAATAAAGAACCAACTATTATGGAAATATCAAAAGAGTTAGATATGAAAAAAGAGGATGTTGTTTTTGCTCTTGATGCTATTCAAGATCCTGTGTCACTTTTTGAACCAGTTTATAATGATGGGGGCGATTCCTTATATATAATGGATCAAGTAAGTGATAAAAAGAATAAAGAGGAAAGATGGGTTAGATCAATAGCTCTTGGTGAAGCTATGAAAAAACTCCCTAAAAGAGAGTTTAATATACTGAAGCTTAGATTTTTTGAAGGTAAAACACAAATGGAAGTTGCTAGTGAGATAAGTATTTCTCAAGCACAAGTATCAAGACTGGAAAAATCAGCTATAAGACATATGAAAAGATACTTGAATTAA
- a CDS encoding YlmC/YmxH family sporulation protein yields the protein MVRIYDMKQKEVINSNDGIRLGFISDIEVDLQEGKLIKLIVPGPAKIFGMFGRGKEYQIPWDSIKKIGEDIILVDINVDKSLVESEY from the coding sequence ATGGTTAGAATATATGATATGAAACAAAAAGAGGTTATAAATTCTAACGATGGTATTAGATTAGGATTTATAAGTGATATTGAGGTTGATTTACAGGAAGGTAAATTGATTAAGCTGATCGTTCCAGGACCAGCTAAGATATTTGGAATGTTTGGTAGAGGCAAGGAATATCAAATACCCTGGGACAGTATAAAAAAGATAGGTGAAGATATTATTCTGGTTGATATCAACGTTGATAAGTCATTAGTTGAATCAGAATACTAA
- the nrdR gene encoding transcriptional regulator NrdR has product MRCPFCNEDNTKVVDSRPSDENNLIRRRRQCEACGKRFTTYEKIETIPLVIIKKDKTREPYNRNKLMNGVVRSCHKRSVSMSEIEGLVDEIENSLYNSLKKEIKSKDIGEKVMEKLKTIDEVAYVRFASIYREFKDINTFMDELKKILNDK; this is encoded by the coding sequence ATGAGATGTCCTTTTTGCAATGAGGATAATACTAAAGTAGTTGACTCAAGACCATCAGACGAAAACAATTTAATACGTAGAAGAAGACAATGTGAAGCATGTGGCAAAAGGTTTACTACTTATGAAAAGATAGAAACAATACCTTTAGTCATTATTAAAAAAGATAAGACAAGAGAACCGTATAATCGAAATAAGTTAATGAATGGTGTTGTTAGATCTTGTCATAAACGATCTGTGTCAATGAGTGAAATTGAAGGATTAGTAGATGAAATAGAGAATAGTTTATATAATTCATTAAAAAAAGAAATTAAAAGTAAAGATATCGGTGAGAAGGTAATGGAAAAACTTAAGACCATTGATGAAGTAGCATATGTCAGGTTTGCATCTATATATCGTGAGTTCAAGGATATTAATACTTTTATGGATGAGTTGAAGAAAATATTGAATGATAAATAG
- a CDS encoding DUF6241 domain-containing protein has translation MKRMFILILIIVSITGCSNKIKQIDDTKYQELIQTTELTKVYVRDEKEVWEEMHMMANTKIVADEIWGEIEITEERVDYLITEVLVSEYPDKKRLLTILYNWKNEDFSCAVDEHNYLWDMLGGSVGKAYKLKE, from the coding sequence ATGAAGAGGATGTTTATATTAATATTAATCATTGTATCTATAACTGGATGTTCAAATAAGATCAAACAGATTGACGATACCAAGTATCAAGAACTCATACAAACGACAGAACTAACTAAAGTATATGTTAGAGATGAAAAAGAAGTATGGGAGGAAATGCACATGATGGCAAACACTAAAATTGTTGCTGATGAAATATGGGGTGAGATTGAAATCACTGAAGAAAGAGTAGATTACTTGATTACCGAAGTTCTTGTATCTGAGTATCCTGATAAAAAAAGGCTTTTGACTATATTGTATAACTGGAAGAACGAAGATTTTTCCTGTGCAGTAGATGAGCATAATTATCTGTGGGATATGTTAGGTGGAAGTGTTGGAAAAGCTTATAAATTAAAAGAATAG